The nucleotide sequence AGCGATTGCCGCAATCGAAGAAACTAAAAAAGCGATCGCTGCCATTGAGCGGGGAAAGACTCAAGAAGCAATTGCTGCCCTAGAACGAGCAACTGGAAAAATTGACATTCTAGTAGCACAGTACCCTAAACTAGCTCTAATTCCGGTGGCGGCTCAGGTAGCGATAATCGATTTTGCCCCTCAGGATTTTAATTCGGTTGAGCGAATTCGCAATCAAGTGAAGGGTGTTGCAATTGCAGAAGATTTTCCGGCGGCTCGCGAACTGTTGAACAACCTGATAAGCGAGATTCGCACAGCAATCGTCAATCTGCCATTAGAGAGATATCCAGATGCTACCAAGCAGGCAGCTCGGTTGTTGAACGAAGGCAAAATTGATGAAGCCAAAGGCGTGCTGCAACTTGCGCTCTCAACTTTAGTCGTGACAGAACAAGCTCGACCCCTGCCGCTAGTAAAAGCCCATACCGATCTAGTGACTGCGGTTACTTTAGCAGAGAAGGATCGCAACGCAGCACAGAGGTTGCTAGAAGATGCTCGTGCCCAACTCAAGTTAGCTCAAGAACTAGGATATGCCAGAGGCGATCGCGAGTATGCAGCATTTGACAAAGCAATTAAAAATCTAGAGCGGCAAGTTAAGGCACGTGAGAACACAGCAGGCGCATTTGCCAAGCTTCAAGAACAATTCTCTAGTTTCTTCAACCGAGTATCCGAAGTCGTCAAACCAGGTGATTCCTCAAATATGGCAGAAGCCAGGAGACGCGATTAATCGCGTCTGTACAAGAATTAAAAGTAGAGA is from Cylindrospermum stagnale PCC 7417 and encodes:
- a CDS encoding YfdX family protein, producing the protein MIVNRYHRFFRRLQVLFVGILFSSLLFIAPVHAVSSAAVSPERLNQLDTSLQQEIEKERQQATAEAESKLDREAIAAIEETKKAIAAIERGKTQEAIAALERATGKIDILVAQYPKLALIPVAAQVAIIDFAPQDFNSVERIRNQVKGVAIAEDFPAARELLNNLISEIRTAIVNLPLERYPDATKQAARLLNEGKIDEAKGVLQLALSTLVVTEQARPLPLVKAHTDLVTAVTLAEKDRNAAQRLLEDARAQLKLAQELGYARGDREYAAFDKAIKNLERQVKARENTAGAFAKLQEQFSSFFNRVSEVVKPGDSSNMAEARRRD